A window of the Helicobacteraceae bacterium genome harbors these coding sequences:
- the secG gene encoding preprotein translocase subunit SecG, whose amino-acid sequence MTSALLIAQFVLAAIIVVVVLLQKSSSIGLGAYSGSNESLFGSRGPNAFLAKVTAFFGALLIANSIALTYIYYAGRDASVVDRAVIQTPASVEEQTSIPLAPDSAGVPETLVIPDAPKE is encoded by the coding sequence ATGACAAGCGCTTTGCTAATCGCGCAATTCGTGCTGGCGGCAATTATAGTCGTGGTCGTCTTGCTTCAAAAAAGTTCTAGTATCGGTTTGGGCGCGTATAGCGGCAGCAACGAATCCTTGTTTGGCTCGCGGGGTCCAAACGCCTTTTTAGCCAAAGTTACCGCGTTTTTTGGCGCGTTACTGATAGCTAACTCCATCGCGCTCACCTATATCTACTATGCGGGGCGCGACGCTTCCGTAGTTGATCGCGCCGTTATTCAAACCCCCGCGAGCGTCGAAGAGCAAACGTCGATTCCGCTTGCGCCCGACTCGGCGGGGGTTCCAGAAACGTTGGTTATTCCCGACGCGCCAAAGGAGTAA
- the frr gene encoding ribosome recycling factor → MLKPIYDETKTRMQKCIESLSHEFSSLRTGKVSPKIVENVKIDYFGTATALNAVGSITTPDANTIVITPWDKSLLKDIEKTIQIANIGVNPSNNGAGVILAFAPMTQDQRKEAVKHAKAMAEKAKVASRNVRQDANNKIKKLEKDKAITEDESKRAHDEIQKIADETIALIDKHLAEKETNILKI, encoded by the coding sequence ATGCTAAAGCCGATTTACGACGAAACAAAAACGCGAATGCAAAAATGTATAGAGTCGCTAAGCCACGAGTTTAGCTCTCTGCGCACCGGCAAGGTTTCGCCTAAAATCGTCGAAAACGTCAAAATTGACTATTTTGGGACGGCGACGGCGCTAAACGCGGTCGGCTCCATAACCACGCCCGACGCGAATACGATCGTTATTACGCCGTGGGATAAGAGTCTGTTAAAGGATATTGAAAAGACGATTCAGATCGCGAATATTGGCGTTAATCCGTCTAATAACGGCGCGGGCGTGATTTTGGCTTTTGCGCCGATGACGCAAGATCAACGCAAAGAGGCGGTAAAACACGCCAAAGCTATGGCGGAAAAAGCCAAAGTCGCCTCGCGCAACGTTCGGCAGGACGCGAACAATAAAATAAAGAAACTAGAAAAAGACAAAGCGATTACCGAAGACGAGAGCAAGCGCGCGCACGACGAAATACAGAAAATAGCCGACGAGACAATCGCCTTGATCGATAAACATTTGGCTGAAAAAGAAACGAATATCCTTAAAATCTAG
- the pyrE gene encoding orotate phosphoribosyltransferase: MDVEAIYKNAGAILTGHFLLSSGAHSGFYLQSAKALENPKTAEKLAIALAEQIRAAAIEAQAVCAPALGGILAGYELARALGVRSIFTERAEGKMTLRRGFEVAKGEKVIVCEDIITTGGSAMECAKIIEALGGEIVAFAALANRGFCRRVGGAAGVSACKLPPNKPLFALADFDFPIYAPDQCPLCAKHGAPIKPGSRSAV, encoded by the coding sequence ATGGACGTAGAGGCTATTTACAAAAACGCCGGCGCTATTTTGACGGGGCATTTTCTGCTTAGCAGCGGCGCTCACAGCGGCTTTTATCTGCAATCGGCTAAAGCGCTCGAAAATCCAAAAACCGCCGAAAAACTAGCGATCGCGCTGGCGGAGCAAATACGCGCCGCCGCGATCGAGGCGCAAGCCGTCTGCGCGCCGGCGCTTGGCGGGATTTTAGCCGGCTACGAATTGGCGCGAGCGCTTGGCGTTCGCTCTATTTTTACGGAGCGCGCCGAAGGCAAAATGACGCTTCGGCGCGGCTTTGAGGTGGCAAAAGGCGAGAAAGTTATCGTCTGCGAGGATATTATCACGACGGGCGGATCGGCTATGGAGTGCGCCAAAATCATCGAGGCGCTCGGCGGAGAGATAGTCGCGTTTGCCGCTTTGGCAAATCGCGGTTTCTGCCGTCGCGTCGGCGGCGCGGCGGGAGTTAGCGCGTGCAAACTGCCGCCCAATAAACCTCTTTTCGCGTTGGCGGATTTTGATTTTCCCATCTATGCGCCCGATCAATGTCCGCTTTGCGCCAAACACGGCGCGCCGATAAAACCCGGCAGCCGAAGCGCCGTATAA
- the modD gene encoding ModD protein: MSYIKDSVIDEWISEEIGYFDLTTKALGICDQKATIEIAARSDCVVCGCEEAVKIAQKLDLVVKEYAIAGESIASKQVIFSATGAARNVHLAWRVSQNVISFASTIATRTNRLVTLAKATNPLVGVGCSRKSVPGAKALSLKAVLAGGGSAHRAGLTETFLLFNEHRVFLGDDARVFDGLAEIKRRLIEKKIIIEVKSIDEAVKFAPYADILQLDKLSPNDTLEIKKLAPNIRIAVAGGIDPSNVQEYVKAGADSIVSSWQFYYDKPIDFEVNIS; the protein is encoded by the coding sequence AAGACAGCGTTATAGACGAGTGGATCTCCGAAGAGATCGGCTATTTCGATCTAACGACAAAGGCGCTTGGCATATGCGATCAAAAGGCGACGATTGAAATTGCGGCTAGAAGCGATTGCGTCGTTTGCGGTTGCGAAGAAGCCGTTAAGATCGCGCAAAAGCTCGATCTCGTCGTAAAAGAATACGCGATCGCGGGCGAATCGATAGCCTCGAAGCAAGTTATTTTTAGCGCGACGGGCGCCGCGCGAAACGTTCATTTAGCGTGGCGCGTTTCGCAAAACGTTATTAGCTTCGCCTCTACGATCGCCACGAGGACAAATCGCTTGGTTACGCTTGCTAAAGCGACAAATCCGCTAGTTGGCGTAGGTTGCTCTAGGAAATCGGTTCCGGGCGCGAAAGCGCTATCGTTAAAAGCTGTTTTAGCCGGCGGCGGGAGCGCGCATCGAGCCGGATTAACCGAGACCTTTTTGTTGTTTAACGAACATCGCGTTTTTCTTGGCGACGACGCGCGCGTATTTGACGGGTTAGCCGAGATTAAACGGCGATTGATTGAAAAAAAGATAATTATCGAGGTAAAGTCGATAGACGAAGCGGTAAAATTCGCGCCATACGCGGATATATTACAGCTTGATAAGCTATCTCCAAACGATACGCTAGAGATAAAAAAGTTAGCGCCAAACATCCGCATAGCCGTCGCTGGCGGCATAGACCCTAGCAACGTTCAAGAGTATGTAAAAGCCGGCGCGGATTCTATCGTAAGCTCTTGGCAGTTTTACTACGATAAGCCGATAGACTTTGAGGTAAATATCTCTTGA